The proteins below are encoded in one region of Peptococcaceae bacterium 1198_IL3148:
- the uraA gene encoding uracil permease, whose protein sequence is MTKREIQVDEKLPILQTLPLSFQHLFAMFGSTVLVPFIFQVDPATILLMNGIGTLIYIILCKGGIPAYLGSSFAFISPVLVVLANRSYEAALGGFIAVGAVFCLVALIIKAIGTKWIDVIFPPAAMGAIVAVIGLELAPTAAEMAGLILPADAAADAVKDPQAIMVALLTLAITIFGSVVFRGFLGIIPILIGVLSGYAISFALGMVDVQAIAEAEMFKIPTFYRPEFDWAAIGVILPAALVVIAEHVGHLFVTSNIVGRDLAKKPGLHRSLLGNGISTLVSGFVGSTPNTTYGENIGVMALTKVYSVWVIGGAAVLAIFLSFFGKLAAAISSIPVPVMGGICLLLFGSIAASGIRMLVEAQIDYSKARNLILTSVVLIIGISGAEITMGAVSLKGMGLATVVAIILSLFFKLLDVFNLSNDNI, encoded by the coding sequence ATGACAAAAAGAGAAATTCAAGTAGATGAAAAATTGCCTATTCTTCAAACACTGCCCCTTTCCTTTCAACACTTATTTGCCATGTTTGGTTCCACTGTTCTGGTACCATTCATATTCCAAGTGGACCCGGCAACAATTTTACTTATGAATGGTATTGGTACTTTAATCTATATTATATTGTGTAAAGGTGGCATTCCCGCCTACTTAGGTTCCAGTTTTGCCTTTATCTCTCCGGTGCTGGTGGTGTTAGCTAATAGAAGTTACGAAGCTGCCTTGGGTGGATTCATCGCTGTCGGTGCGGTCTTTTGCCTGGTGGCTTTAATCATCAAGGCCATTGGTACCAAGTGGATTGATGTTATCTTCCCTCCGGCTGCCATGGGTGCCATTGTGGCGGTAATTGGTCTAGAACTGGCACCGACAGCTGCTGAAATGGCTGGTTTGATTTTGCCCGCAGATGCAGCCGCTGACGCCGTCAAAGATCCCCAAGCAATTATGGTGGCGTTACTGACACTGGCCATTACCATCTTTGGTTCGGTAGTCTTTCGAGGCTTTCTGGGAATCATTCCGATTTTAATTGGTGTGTTAAGTGGTTACGCAATTTCCTTTGCTTTAGGCATGGTGGATGTACAAGCCATCGCTGAAGCAGAAATGTTTAAAATACCAACTTTTTATCGCCCGGAATTTGATTGGGCTGCCATTGGTGTGATTCTGCCCGCTGCTTTGGTGGTAATAGCTGAGCATGTAGGTCACCTCTTTGTTACCAGCAATATTGTCGGCCGCGACTTGGCCAAAAAGCCGGGCTTACATCGCTCCCTTTTAGGTAACGGTATCTCAACATTGGTTTCCGGCTTTGTGGGTTCAACCCCAAACACCACTTATGGCGAGAACATCGGTGTAATGGCACTGACCAAGGTGTATAGTGTCTGGGTAATCGGTGGCGCCGCAGTGCTGGCAATTTTTCTCTCATTCTTTGGCAAATTAGCTGCCGCCATTAGTTCCATTCCAGTTCCAGTAATGGGCGGTATCTGCCTGTTGCTCTTTGGCTCCATCGCCGCCTCGGGAATTCGGATGTTGGTGGAGGCTCAGATTGATTATAGTAAAGCCAGAAACTTAATTTTAACCTCGGTGGTATTGATCATTGGTATCAGCGGCGCCGAAATCACCATGGGCGCTGTCAGCTTAAAGGGAATGGGCTTGGCAACTGTGGTGGCCATTATTTTAAGCCTGTTCTTTAAACTGCTAGATGTATTCAACCTCAGCAACGATAATATTTAA
- a CDS encoding GNAT family N-acetyltransferase translates to MSLNVYQVKNQYQFDIFLNMSQTIYYDDPFWPAPPPSETAQQLLNIPRKDVNLYVAVNNNAVIGRVAGMLNNTLADKNTAIFGYFECINDPNAASALMKAVESWANDKGCRYLTGPVCYNTNDSIGILVDGFHLPPQFGMPYNHYYYQTLLEQSGYHKYFDLLAYRWSANHPMPEKLKRIAKGAQKTPGLVLRPFNLHFPKREAQILVKVHNQTMEGNWGAETLTVSDAIHYLNSYRSFADPDLLLTVIINGEPAGICLTIPNLSAKYHSCRVAVLGVVPKFRTKGIAALLIYETMLRLIKKGYQEAELSLIMENNTMMNRILRDTLKFDIIKRFRVYRKEL, encoded by the coding sequence TTGAGTTTAAATGTATACCAAGTTAAAAATCAGTACCAATTTGATATATTTTTAAATATGTCTCAAACCATATATTATGATGATCCCTTTTGGCCTGCCCCACCGCCCAGTGAAACTGCTCAGCAATTGCTAAACATACCGCGAAAAGATGTTAATTTATATGTGGCGGTAAATAACAATGCAGTGATCGGTAGAGTGGCAGGAATGCTCAACAATACTTTAGCCGATAAAAACACAGCAATATTTGGTTATTTTGAATGTATTAATGACCCTAATGCGGCATCTGCTTTAATGAAGGCTGTGGAAAGTTGGGCCAACGACAAAGGTTGTCGCTACTTAACCGGACCAGTTTGTTACAATACTAACGACAGTATTGGGATATTGGTTGACGGCTTTCACTTGCCGCCCCAATTTGGTATGCCTTACAATCATTACTACTACCAAACACTATTAGAACAATCTGGCTACCACAAATACTTTGATTTACTGGCCTACCGTTGGTCAGCCAATCACCCGATGCCGGAAAAATTGAAGCGGATTGCTAAAGGGGCGCAAAAAACACCGGGGTTGGTATTAAGGCCTTTTAACCTACACTTCCCTAAAAGGGAGGCCCAGATATTGGTTAAAGTGCATAATCAGACCATGGAAGGGAATTGGGGCGCTGAAACGCTAACAGTTTCCGATGCAATTCATTACTTAAACAGTTACCGTTCCTTTGCTGATCCTGATTTGCTGTTAACAGTAATTATTAACGGTGAACCGGCGGGTATTTGCTTAACTATACCCAACTTATCCGCAAAATATCATAGTTGTCGGGTGGCAGTACTGGGGGTGGTGCCAAAATTCCGCACCAAGGGTATTGCCGCTTTGCTAATCTATGAAACGATGCTTCGTTTAATCAAAAAAGGTTATCAAGAGGCTGAATTGTCGCTGATTATGGAAAATAACACCATGATGAATCGAATTTTAAGAGATACGTTAAAGTTTGACATTATAAAGCGGTTTAGGGTCTATCGGAAGGAATTGTGA
- the upp gene encoding uracil phosphoribosyltransferase, with protein MKNVTVVKHPVAKHCLRYLRDKNTDIVIFRDHLNRLGTFLAMEATTDIPTKQIQVDTPLNIATEATEAMDDNVLLVPILRAGLGFVESFLKVIPRAKVAHVGMARDHETLEAKVYLSTLPDHVSTFDKVYVLDPMLATGNSCVKALEILVEAGIKPENIVVSCAFSVEEGIRQVHSKFPEIRIVTATVDQKLNEVGYIVPGCGDAGDRLYLL; from the coding sequence TTGAAAAATGTAACTGTAGTTAAACATCCAGTTGCCAAACACTGCTTAAGATACCTAAGGGATAAAAACACAGATATCGTGATTTTTAGAGATCACCTAAATAGATTAGGTACCTTTTTAGCTATGGAGGCCACCACTGATATCCCGACCAAGCAAATTCAGGTTGATACACCTTTGAACATAGCAACTGAGGCCACCGAAGCCATGGACGACAATGTATTATTAGTACCGATTTTAAGAGCAGGACTGGGGTTTGTTGAAAGTTTCTTAAAAGTAATTCCCCGGGCTAAAGTGGCTCATGTTGGCATGGCTAGGGATCACGAAACCCTCGAGGCCAAAGTATACTTGAGTACACTGCCCGATCATGTATCTACATTTGACAAGGTTTATGTACTGGATCCAATGCTGGCCACCGGTAACAGCTGCGTTAAAGCACTGGAGATCTTAGTGGAAGCCGGCATTAAACCAGAAAACATTGTGGTATCCTGTGCCTTCTCAGTAGAAGAAGGTATTCGACAAGTCCACAGCAAGTTTCCGGAAATCAGAATTGTAACCGCCACTGTTGACCAAAAATTAAATGAAGTTGGTTATATAGTTCCGGGTTGCGGAGATGCCGGAGATCGGTTATACTTGTTATAG
- the lgt gene encoding prolipoprotein diacylglyceryl transferase, which produces MIDPVAFSIGPRDIYWYGIIISAAFVIGIILAYIRAKKVGLNPDHIVNMVTLVIPAAIIGARVYYVIFEWSSYAANPLEILAIWHGGLAIHGGLIGGVLAGYLYVRKYKLSVWQMADICAPSVILGQAIGRWGNFLNQEAHGGPVSPEFIAKFPQFIANQMFINGQYYHPTFLYESLWDFSVFIFLFLYWNKKRFEGEIALLYLGLYSLGRLFIEGLRTDSLMAGPFRVAQLVSLTLIIISVVGLYLRNKANNQLRVAVDNSKQTPKSRRGRK; this is translated from the coding sequence TTGATAGACCCAGTGGCATTTTCCATTGGCCCCAGAGATATTTATTGGTACGGCATTATCATATCTGCGGCCTTTGTAATTGGCATAATATTAGCATACATACGAGCAAAAAAAGTGGGACTAAATCCCGATCATATAGTAAATATGGTGACATTGGTTATTCCGGCAGCTATTATTGGTGCCAGGGTATATTATGTGATTTTTGAGTGGTCAAGTTATGCCGCCAACCCATTAGAAATATTGGCCATTTGGCATGGTGGACTGGCTATTCATGGCGGTTTAATCGGTGGTGTACTGGCTGGGTATTTATATGTGCGAAAATATAAATTATCGGTGTGGCAAATGGCGGATATTTGTGCCCCCAGTGTCATCTTAGGACAGGCCATCGGTCGATGGGGTAATTTTCTTAACCAAGAAGCCCACGGTGGCCCCGTTAGTCCAGAGTTTATCGCCAAATTCCCCCAATTTATTGCCAATCAGATGTTTATCAATGGCCAGTACTATCATCCCACTTTTCTTTACGAATCATTATGGGATTTTAGCGTATTTATATTCTTGTTCTTATATTGGAATAAAAAGCGGTTTGAAGGTGAAATTGCTTTATTATACTTGGGGTTATATTCTCTGGGCAGATTATTTATAGAGGGATTAAGAACAGACAGTTTAATGGCCGGTCCCTTCAGAGTTGCTCAATTGGTTAGTTTAACTTTAATTATTATCAGTGTAGTGGGACTTTACTTGCGGAATAAAGCGAACAACCAACTCAGGGTTGCCGTGGACAATTCTAAGCAAACCCCAAAAAGTAGAAGAGGTAGAAAGTAG